The Helianthus annuus cultivar XRQ/B chromosome 11, HanXRQr2.0-SUNRISE, whole genome shotgun sequence region caaaataatacctcAAAAAGTTTACCAGTTCCACCATCACCGACAATTACAAGCTTGAAACTCAGGTAATCAACAGTTTGCTGATTCGACAGAGCCTAAAACAACAAAATGAACAAACAATCAAAAATTAACGCAACATAAAATCACCGTTTTTGGTTACTGAATACGAAACCGATCGTTGAAAAGAATAAAGTAATAACAGATCTATTAGAATGAAATACATACCATGCTGTATATGAGAGGGAGTATAAAGATGGCACTGGTGGATGATCGGTTTTTACAGCTTTCAGCGTCTCTATCAATCGAACAAAGATTAAGATTTGGAAGAGAGAGAGATTGAGATGAAAACGAATGTATCAAAATCCATGAGTATGGTAATTGGTAGATCAACAAATCATATCTTTGGCAGATAGGTTCTCGTCTCCAGAGGAATAACAAAACCCTAAAAGAACACAATAAGTAAGAAACGAAACATATAGATTGAGATTCTGATAATCAATCGAGCACTTACATCTTTTAGTCCTCATCGATTTCAAGCTTCTTGTAGCATCCAGATGTTAGATTCTGAGCTTCTTGTACAAATCCCTAAATTCTATTCAATCATGTACACAAGTAGATTCATTAACaacataaaaatcaaataaaaacgaACGGACCgtatcatcttcatcaccataaTTGCAATCCTCAAAATcgtattcatcatcttcatcaccatggTGGCGGCATTAATGTGGTGGTAGAGATATGAGATCTTTCATTTCAATTGGGAGGATAAAGGATGAAAGGAAACGCTAGATGTAGGGTTTTTGATTGTAACAACCCTCAATCAATGGGAGAATAAAAAAGGTAACTCCGCCATTGATTGAATTCATTTATGGGTGAATTAAAGATAATTGGCGTAGGAAGGAAGAAACTGCATTAGGGTATACAGGCTTTTGTTTTAGCGCCTAAACACAAAACGCGTGGCTTAAGAGGAATACACGTGGCAATGAGTGGTTTAAGTGAATGCCAAGTGGCATAAGTTTGTATtgttttaatatagataatagattATTAGAATGAGGATACGTTTGGTCCTTTTACTATTTAATGATTTTCAAATTAGCATCtagtttaaatttaaattttatgTAGTTTGGACTACCATTTTTTTTACGACCAGCAGAATCAATCCTGAGCATTTTTGGGACACCCATTGGACCAAACGGAGttctccgagagtaacccgagtccaccactaATTACgaggaaaacccggtaacccacccgcctgtaggcacgacagtgaaattaccagTAAAACTCGTTTGACTCAAGGATCGAACCCGTTTGGACTACTACTACTAAGCCTACAATTACTACTGGCTAGCATTCATGTACATGTATTTTTTGTATTGGTTCAAAAATTACATCTAAGCACATATCTAGGCTTCTTAGACTAACGTCAAATACACAACTCAAGCCCAATCCCTTGGCATCCCATTTTGGCGCCCTCATTTTATCGTTTGGCGTCAGAAATGATAAAGTGACGAGGTCCGTGACTCCACTACGTATAGTCGAAATAGAAGTTACTTATATTGCTCCTAATCAATATATAAACTAGATGGTTTTTCCTAACCAAATAAAGTTGGTTAAAAGAGTTTTAACCTAACAAATGACGACTTATGTCATGTATGAAAAGAATAAAACATGTACAAGGAGGTGTTGAAAGAGCACACTATTAGAGCATTTCATTCTATTTAATTAGGGTATACtattcaatgttttaaaaaccggtaaataccggccggttataccggtattaccgttttcagatgtaaatccggtacgaaacaccccggtaaataagtaaaacggcataaggtttgtaccggcggtaaaatctggtataccggtttgaaacgtaataccggtatCGGCGCGGGATTcttttagtttgggttgttacttatttttattatatatgttacttatcttacgtaatttttatatattatgattattcgtaactaaaagttcttatttaatattgtatgaaacgaaaatagttgatgtattcaacactcaaatggcTTGGTCTGGATTGAGTGGAAAAGGGATATATGAAGTTCGTTCTGTTCCTTTATGCATCTCTGTGATGGGTAAATCTCCATGAAAAAGGGGCAACTTTCGTGTAGTTTGTAATTGGATGTAACTATTCAGATTTTTTCGAGAATAAATCATTCTCTTAACAGATCTCGTCTTGTTCCTCAATCTTCGAAGAATGCGGCGTTGTATTATTGTAAGTTCCCTGTTCCAAACATTTCCTTCAAGTAGACGACAAGTTTTAAATCTTCGATTCCCATCAGGTTTGGAACCCTACCTGTCTGACTTTCTTACTTAAGCGCCCTTTGTTCCAGGAGGTGAGGAACGAAGTAGCTCGACTGAAAGGAGAGGAATTGCTTTTTCTCTCCTGATTGGGTTCTTCCTCATCAATCTTCTCTTTCTACCTGGTCTACAATCAACACTTTTGCTTCTGGTCTGATCTTCATCAGCAGCGGCTTTGGCAGTCGTTCCTGAGTTGCCCATTGGGAAATCCCCTTGGATCGCCACAATCAAGAAGCAAGCTAAAAGCTGTTGTTTAGATGACTTTATGTTATGAAACAACCCAGAAAAAAAGTAATGATTGGAGTAGCTCGCCCAGTAGAGGCTTTCTTAGCGAAAAAAGTATATTCATGGATGGATTAGGGGAAAGAGTCTTCACCTTACTTTCAAGTGTCAATCATTTTTATTGAACTTTCTTTCAGGCTAGCTCTGGGCAGGGCGCATACACACGAACTTTGAGTCGGATCCGAGCTCCAGTAGACAGCGAGACAGCCATTGTGGTAAACGGGGGCAAAGCAAGGGAAAGAGAGGTGAGTGACGCCAAGGGGAATTCCAGCACGAAAGCAAGTGTTGTTATCACACGTCCGTCCTGTCTGATTGATTCACCTTCGATTATTCAATCAAGGAAGCAGAGTCAACGACCTTTGAAGAAAGATGACTTCTATTTTAAGATGATGACTTCTATTTTAAGATATTGAGTTGGACAGTCAAAAAGCCCAAAGGCCAAAAATAAGAGCAAAAACAGAGGAGATGTCTTCCTCATAGGCCATTCTCCGAGTTTTGCAAGAATAATAATCGTGAACATGAGACCTTCGTCGACATCATACAAGAACTGACCTTAAAAAACAAGATAAGCGAAAGCGATGAACTTTCGCGTGAGGACTTTATTCACATTTTACGGACTTCATACGGCTTACAGAATTAGGAGATAGTGGGGATAGATAGGCTAGGAAATATGAAGAGCTAACGGGATGCTTACCGACTGAACGAACTTCGGCAAAAGGAAATGAAACGGGCGGGAAAAAGAATGTTTTTGAGACGCTTTCGTTAACTCAATCGTGGCCTTCTTGTCTGTGCATTGTAGAGTTTCGAGAGCGCTGCTAGGGGGCGAATTGGGGCAACGTCCGGAATGGGTTGGAGAGGTGACTACCCAACTCGCCTGAAAGACTCGCAACCCCGTCTTACACTCTCTACTCCTTTACAAAGCTCCACAGTTTCCACGATCACTTAAGATATTTCTCATTTGAACCTTTTTAGGTGCTCTCTCTCTTCTGTCATGTTATTTTGGAATTGAAACTAAAAGTAAAAACTGATCGATGTGCTATCTCTCTTCTGTAAGGTGCTCTCTCTCTTCTATAATAAGTAAAAAACGGTTCTCCCTTGCTTGCATTCAAGCTATCTTTCATTCTATGTAGTCTTTCGTTCATTCGTTTGGCTATTGTGCCGTGCCGTGGGCAGACCTTCACTATGGATCTAAGCCCGTCAAACAGTCGCTAGAATGAATAACAACAGAGATCAGACTCTTTGAGAAAGTCGACCCATACGATTATTACCCGCGCCTTATGTTAGGCTCTAGAGCGAGaagtacactttcatttaaaagagcttgttggaaaattgaatgatttttgattatcttttggattatttttattatggatttacttttggatcatcttttaatatgtaatcatgcattcttggattaacttttgagttaatgttgtaatttatgaaattatagagttagctaGTGAACTCGGTTGAACTgctcggtacaacctggttcaaccggttgaaccattttttttgcctaatccggtttgatttaaaaaccggtttttaaaacattgatacTATTGTTATAAATTCACAATACTTTTAGAAAAAAATTGTCGACATACCATGTGTATAAATGTGTGAAAATTTCTAAACTTGTTTGTTGTTGTTATATATAATGGAGTGTAATTATATACATAATTGTTCGTAACTATAAACATGTGATGCCGACTTTTATACCCGTTTTGTATGAAAATGATTTTTCTACGTTAATCGAACcctgtgtatatatatgtagagAGAGGGGTTGGGGCGGGGGGCGATTTGATACGATGACTAAATGTTTTCATAATAAAAACTTGTTACGTTCCACATacacaaatgtttttttttataatgagtaaattacaaaaatcgtcattTATGTATGCTACTTgatgcaaactgtgtcctttgtctttaataaGTACAAAAACCGTACTCAATGTTTGGAAACCCTTGCATATTATATTCTTTAGCCATAACTCAGTAACTTTTTATGGTTAAATATGACCAAGTAGaccccacataagggtattttagtcattttacatgttcgattattatttttaaacaaaaCCCATTTAATCCCACCCGGGTCATGTTAGGATCTCGTTTGGTGGTCTGGTGGAGAGTGAATGTCGGGTCAAACCCTAATCCCTTTACCCCCAGAAATGGCTCAGTCCAAGCAACGAATGTCGTCGTGGAGAAGATGAATTAGGGATTAGGGTTTGGTGTGGAGAGAAGATGAGTTGGGGAAGAGGAACTTAAAGGGGatttaatataattaatttaattaataatatattataataaattCAGATGGACCATTTTGCCcttgaagaaaaagacaaaataacaagattttattaaCCAAATAATAGGTGATttgatttttggaccaaaatggcaataaaagtgaaaccacagggacccagatttaaaatgtttgattttggactaaaatggcaaaaatgaccaaacctcagggaccaaaatgacagtttactcttattAGAAAGTTGTAACCGTGTATTCATGCTTCAAATTTTTGTAAATTATAATCCTTTACTAAATTTGTGAATCTACGAGTGAGATGATAAAAAACGTACCTGGTGTCTTGTAGTGATGGACACAAAAACCTATATGGATTTCCAAGCCGATTCGTAATCCGACCCAAACCGGTTTCAACCCAACGATAAAAACAATTTCCTTTAAATACTGGTTTATGACCCAAATTGGTTTCAACCCGACCTAAATCGATTTAAATAGGGTTCGAATACTTTTCACCTCAACTTGTGTTTATGACCTGAACCAGTTTTGACCAAAGTTTACCAAACCGATACGGTTTATGACCCAAACCCGAACCGGTAAAAAAAAACCCGGTTTGTACACCTGCCTCTGGTGAGATTCCCATTTAGCGTATTTTGTTATTATCATTAGCCCAGAAGTCTTGGCCCAATgtacataatatatttttttagcgTAGAACCCAAGTCCCAAACCAATGCTTCACAGTTCACCCTACTTCACCCAAACCAAAACCACTGTTGGGCCCGGTTCTGAGGTGTGTTAGAAATAGTGGTTGTGGGCGGCAGGTTTGCAAACCAGCGAGGGAAATCAAGTGATAGTCGAGAATTGACCGGTTTAAACGGTTGCCTGCCATTGATGCAGCCGGTAGTTACGAAAACCAAGTGACGGCATTATTTTAGGTTTACaaaattatttgttaaaaagttaTAAATTTATTTTGATTTAAAACCCTTGGGGCCTAAAACCCTATGGTGGTGTTTGGCTTTTTGAGAATTCACGATTTCTCGGTTCTCAAACCCCAAAAGTCCTGAACAAAATCCCCATTAAACCCCTCCACAACTACCAGAGACGTCTGTTCATCAAGCAAGCGACACAGCAGCTTACCAGCGACATCGCGCCCTTCTTCTTCCACACTCCAACAGCGACATCAggtccttcttcttcttcttccacgGCGGCCCTTCTTCTTCCACACTCCAACAGGTCGCATTTACAATCTAAAGGTGCTTTTGATTTGATTGATTGTGATTTATAGGGTTGATTGATTTTGTGAAGTAGGAAATTTAAGTTTTCTGGTTGCTATTGTGTATTAAGACATACAGGAATTTAAGTTTATTAGGTTTAGagtgtttatttgtttaattttatGTGGATTATGAGAGGGTGTTATTTTATCAGATGATTTGATTCTGTAAATGTTACAAAGGTTAAAATTCTAGGGTTATTTGATTTATTAAGTAGGAAAATTAAGTTTTCTGGTTAATACTGTGCATTGAGACGTACGGAAATTTAAGTTTATTACAATCTAAATGAAAGCACATTGAGTTGTTATTTACCAGTCATGAAACCTCCATAATATCCTCTCCTGTTCTAAAAGACGATGGAATATCTAATTTGAGGGAATGATGATCTTGTAGATTATTTCTGTGCCTCCTATTCTTCAGATTTGATGTCTAATTTGTTTAGCATATATGCTTTAAGTTGCTATGCCATATGTGGCCatatattgaaaaaaaaaaaaaattgtttagcATTTAACTGATGTTTATCGGCATTCAGTAAATGGATGAAAACCGCCAAAAAGTCGTTGGTTAAATAAGCTAAATCAAACACTTTTTAAAGGATGtcctttttggtcattttacacgAATAAGTTAAACCAAACACCTTTTAGAAAAActacttattgacttattggctcataagctaacccaaacactttTCTAAAAAgtccttttcaaaaagtcataagtAATAAATCCTTCTCACGAAAAGTTCTTTTTAActtaaataagctaacccaaacaccccctaTACTTAGGGTTCAATGGCTATAGAAAGAAATCTAATCGAAGAAGAAGGATGCCTGCATCGATTCTACAGAATTGTTCTTGGTTGGGACTACTATCGTCTCCTCACAGAATACTCTGTAAGCTCTCTAACCTTCACTTTAATTTAGCATCAGTACGGACATTTGTCGTTAATTAATTTGAATGAATGTGTTTGAGCAGAAAGATGGCAAAAGTAGTGTAAAAGAAAAGGATTTGGGACTGAAACAGGTGAAGGAGACGTATAAAGATGTTGATGATTATCTTGCTACGTTTGAGCCTCTTTTGTTTGAAGAAGTTAAAGCTCAGATCAGACAAAGAAAAGATGCGGAAGAAGGTATACATGTTTGATCATTTTGTCTTGCTTTTGTTCCAGCATTTAAGTTCAAAGTTTATTATTAGTTTGATTTTTATTGAGGAGAATAATATAATAGCTAAATAGATTTTAGTATGAATGATTAGATAGATTCAAGTATGACTGATTAGATTATTTGATGTGAAAAACTAAAACTAATGGATAGCTTTGCCATGAGAGACGTTAGGAGGCATGTGTAGTATGACTAATTAGGGGCTGTTTTTTAGCtgttaatggttcagatctcttattggttcagactgtttgtttcgcgagcagatgtctgaatggttcagacatttgcctctgaatggttaatacctataatctgaattggtcagacatttgcctctgaacggttaagcattatactggctcttaatggttaagacctcttactggttcagcagttaatggttcagacctcttgcTGGTTCATTCATAAGACAGAAGAAAATTAAGTATTTCAGGTTGAATTAAGTTGTAAACTCGAACATGTAATTTAACCCGTTGAGTTAAATTGGTTGCAATCAAGTTGTAAACGTGCTCAATGGGTTGATCGGTTCTTAAATGGGTTAAATGTCAAACCGAAATTGAGATGTTTATTAAAACAAGTTCGACATGACATCTCAGAACCTGATAATTTTGTGTGGTGTCAGGAGTTGAAAGCACTTGCAATGGAACGGAATGGAAGATGGGTGTTGTAGTTCAATGTCATGAAACCGACGGGTTTCACTTAATAGAATTATTCGGTGAAGACTGGAGTTTCGTATCACAAAACGACCTGTTGCTACTATCAAATGAGAAGGTGAACATTATATTGACTCAATCCCGTGTTTGTTTTGTCATATATTTGAACTCTTGTGTTACAATTTGCAACTGTAAACCGATTACATCTTTTCAGTTTGAAGTTGATAAGCTTTCCACCGCTTACGCATTTGCATTGGTTGAGCATCGCTTGCCAGATAAGCTTAGACTCAGATTGCACTTAGACGGAGAAATAAAAAGAGTACATACAAATAAGGTCACTACCTCAAAAAGTCTTTCAAAAGTGCGTTCTCGTATTACAGAACAAAAGTCGTGGTACATACAGAAGGTGAAATTATTCATCTTTTACAAAATCTTCTATTCTTCAGAGCATAAAAATCAATTTATTTTATCGAAATATTTTGTTACGTGCAGATCTGCAGTTTATCAACCATAGCTCGCGAATATGTTGCTATGCGTTCAATTAGCTTCTTGCCTTACAAAGACGTGATTCTAAAAGCCGCTGATAGCATTCACAATTCCGAAGATGAAGCCTGGAAAATTTCTAAGCCTCTTATGGAATATATCCAAACGAACCACAATTCTACACAGCTGGAAGCTATACGTGTGAGTATTTAACAGTTTTTTAACTCTCAAATATAACCTATTTGTTTTTTGCTCTCATGAGACATGTCAATTAATTGTCTTGATTGTAGACTGCTGACATCATCTTTACACATGAGCGTACAATAACTCGCATCTATATATTTGTTTCATGCAGGCAGGTCTTTCACGCAGAAAATTTGTCCTGATTCAGGTATTTCTGATTTTATGTTTTTTTGGTCTTAATATGAGTTCCAATAGATTACTATTTTTCTAAATCTTTGTTAAGGTTAAaactaaatgatatatatatagagagagagtgtaaaatacattacggcttaacgtacatcacgtaagCGACCAAATTACGCAAGTTATgttgaaaatcacgcacgttataaactcAACAAAACCTAATCACGGATGTTGAAACaaataatcacgcacgttatcaCACATGCCCTACCTCCTAGTTCAAAAATCGCATCCCCTGTTCTACGATCTGAAACAACTGTTACTGCCATCTGACTCTAATCGAATCAAAGCTTGGTCATGTTCATGCATCCTCTGTTCTACGGTCTGAATCAAAACTTGGTCATGTTTCTTTATCCTCTGTTCTACGGTCTGAATCAACGATTGGTCATGTTTTCTTCATCCTCTGTTCTACGGTTTGATTTCGATGGTCGATATTTTGATGAAACTTTTCAAAATCAACGATGAATTTGAACCCAATTAGATGAAATTGATCAAACCCAGGCTAAATGAAAATTTgatataatcacgcatgttatatgaaataatcacgcatgttggttttttgagtttataacgtgcgtgattttcaaatgaacgtgcgtaatttggtcgcgtacgtgatgtacgttaagccgtaatgtacgttaaccttcctctatgTGTGTATATGTCAATGAGCATGACAACATTTATAAATATGCTTTCCAGGGTCCACCTGGAACCGGAAAAACACAAACAATTCTCGGGCTTCTTAGTGCCATACTACACGCGACTCCCGCTCGCATACAAAATAAGTGAGTAACTTTATTAGAGGTTGTTTGGTTCGTGGGATATTTATGAAGGAATTGGAATATAAAGGAATTTGAATTAATTCCAACTAGAATtaagacccgccgcaatgcggcggggattctttagtgataactaagtcgatttagtgcgcgcacgttatgttgaacctatcaaacaggaaaaaatagacgatgtaaaaacgttcacccgcaaaatttagaacgaaacgtaaaaacgttaaaccaaagacgcacgttgtggtgtgttaagtcacaaaatttagaacgaatgATAAAGctaaaaatttgcggaaaatgaaaaatataaaggaccaaagttgaaagtaaaaaaagttgtgaggataaatTGCAACAGAttaaaagttttgtgttaaaagtaaaaaaaaaaaacaaatagttttgagttaaaagtaatttataaaatacttttgggtgaaaagtaaaaaatcaatttttttttttgaaaaacctccaaagccaaggttacaacaaccatatgcataaccattttttctttgaaaaacccccaaagccaatattacaacacataagtaaaaaaaaatcaaagtggttaaatcgcaaaagatggaaacttttgaattagaagtgaaaaaatcaaattaatcaaaggggttaaatcaccaaagattaaaactttaaacttaaattgtcaaagattaaaactttagggttaaaaaggaaacaaagattaaaattttaaacttaaattgccaaatattaaactttagggtaaattgtcaaagattataACCTTAGGGTTTAAAAGgaaacaaaaattaaaactttaaacttaaattgtcaaaaaaTTAAAAGTTTAGGGTTAGAAAggaaaatttccatttttttttttgaaagccTCCCAAAGCTAAAGTTACAACATATATATGCACATATAAGTTGCTTCTTTATAAGGTTTTAATTTAATTAATGAGAATTTGCAAGTTGTTTGGTTTGTTGATTTGAGAAAAGAATTGaactttatttaaaatattttacTTAATTACACATTAAAAAAAGCAAAATATTTATGTAACTAAAATATGATAACTGATAAGAGGGTGTTTTGGTAATAATTCAACATTCCAATGGAATGTTTTGAATTCCTTCACAGTGAAGGAAAGTTGGATCACCTTAAATTCCATTCCATTGATTGAAGGAGTTAATTCTAATTCAAATTCCTTCCTTATCCAACCAAACATAATTTATATTGAAAAACTATCTAATTCCATGGAATTCTACAAACCATACGGACCCTTAGTGATTGTTTGAGGCTGTCATATGATATATCATGTATATCTTCGGCTTCCTTTGTTCATAACGTCTTATGCAGGGGTAAAATAAGTGAAATAAAACGTGGGCCAGATCTACACATTGAAGACAAGTATGTTTTCTctcatttttttttgtattttattcaTTCTATTAGTTTCTTTCATTATCTCTTTTAGTCTTTTCCTTGACATTTTTTATCACGCATCGTCGCATCTTGTTTTGTCAAACCACaatgtttattttcttttttcttttggtAGAAAAAAGCAATGGGCAAAAGCTTCTCCATGGCTAACTGGAATTAATCCTCGAGATGCAAAGATGCCTGTAGATGGTGATGATGGTTTTTTTCCCACTACTGGCAATGATCTAGTAAGTTActaatacatatacatatatgtgtgtgtgtgtcatATAATCTTTCTTATGTCTACACAGAAACCAGAAGTCGTTAATTCCAACCGTAAATACCGCGTGCGTGTTTTGGTGTGTGCTCCATCAAACTCTGCACTTGACGAGATTGTGTTGCGACTTTTAAGCACCGGTATTTGTCAAATATATGCCGATTTTACTTTTTagtttcttcatcttctttgttGTGCTCTTATGagacaatttttttttgttttaggcATTCGTGATGAAAATGATCATGCTTACGCTCCTAAAATTGTTCGGATCGGTCTCAAGGCACATCATTCTGTTCAGGCTGTATCTATGGATTATTTGGTATATACATCGACAATATAGTTTCTAGTTTTCTACATAAATTACTGAAAGCGgcaatggtccctgtggtttgcactttgtaaagcatttagtccctaacttttgccaaaagtacatggatggtccttgtggtttgcgcTTTGCATTTTgcaacgcatttagtccctaacttggacctcTTGAAACCTTTAGAATTGTTGACTGGCGACTAAAtatgttacaaagtgcaaaccacggggaccatccgtgtacttttggaaagctagggaccaagtccaaaaatttgaaaaaccacagggactatctgtTGACTTTACTCTTTTCAAAAATTGTAGTTGAATGTTTATATGGGAGGTTTGACTTTTCAGGTGGAACAAAAACTTGCAGGCATGGATTTCCAAACAGCTGACAAGCAAAAGCAAGGTGGTGGTGCAAGGGACAGAGACACTATTCGTGCTTCAATCATGGATGAGTCAGCAATCGTATGTATTTTCAACAGTATGGTGATTGATGAGATTTAGATTACCGTATGGCGTTTGATTTTTTTGGTTTTCTGGCAGGTTTTTTCCACTCTTAGTTTCAGTGGTTCAAGTCTTTTCACTAAACTTAACCGCAGTTTTGACATCGTTGTCATTGATGAAGCTGCTCAAGCAGTAAGTCCTACTGgaatttgatttttcaaaattaattTTACTAAGGGTTAATATCATAAAAGTGTATATTAAATGTCTTTCAACTTGTAAATGTATATGAAAAAGTCACTAAAGTAACTTTTGTATAATAAAGTCCCTTAACTGGTCTAAAATACGTGTAgtattttttaattaaatgatgatttgtaAACTTTTAAATCGGTCAAATTTGATAAAGTGACGCTCACCGTTTTTGCccaaaaaaaggaaaagaaaaagttGTGTCATCTTATTTTGACCATTTAAGAGTTAAAACAAGTCATTATTTAAAAACGTTCATAACCCACATGCATTTTAAAAAAGTTTAGGGACtttaatttaatatacaaaatttaGTTTAGTGACTTTTTGTGTATTTTTAAAACTATATCGGTTATTTATGGTATTAACCTTTTTACCAATACCAAATATATTTGATAATTTATGACATCACTGGTCAACTGTTACCTTTCTTGAAAGACATTCGCTTTCTTTGTTTTTCGTTCAACAGGTGGAACCAGCAACACTAGTCCCCTTAGCCAGTGGATGCAAACAAGTATTTCTGGTATGTGCACTATGTTTTTTCTAAACATGATTTATGTAAATACGGTGAcgttttatatgtttttttatatatatatttttattttctaggtTGGTGATCCTGTTCAGTTGCCAGCAACGGTTATTTCTCCTGTTGCTGAGAAGTTTGGGTAAGAACTTGATGAGCGAAACAACACTTACTCTCATCTTTTCGGTCAACTTCTAACTTTGACCTTATTTATCTGTACTACAGTTACAGCATGAGCCTGTTTAAAAGGTTTC contains the following coding sequences:
- the LOC110890312 gene encoding probable helicase MAGATAMA 3, whose product is MAIERNLIEEEGCLHRFYRIVLGWDYYRLLTEYSKDGKSSVKEKDLGLKQVKETYKDVDDYLATFEPLLFEEVKAQIRQRKDAEEGVESTCNGTEWKMGVVVQCHETDGFHLIELFGEDWSFVSQNDLLLLSNEKFEVDKLSTAYAFALVEHRLPDKLRLRLHLDGEIKRVHTNKVTTSKSLSKVRSRITEQKSWYIQKICSLSTIAREYVAMRSISFLPYKDVILKAADSIHNSEDEAWKISKPLMEYIQTNHNSTQLEAIRAGLSRRKFVLIQGPPGTGKTQTILGLLSAILHATPARIQNKGKISEIKRGPDLHIEDKKKQWAKASPWLTGINPRDAKMPVDGDDGFFPTTGNDLKPEVVNSNRKYRVRVLVCAPSNSALDEIVLRLLSTGIRDENDHAYAPKIVRIGLKAHHSVQAVSMDYLVEQKLAGMDFQTADKQKQGGGARDRDTIRASIMDESAIVFSTLSFSGSSLFTKLNRSFDIVVIDEAAQAVEPATLVPLASGCKQVFLVGDPVQLPATVISPVAEKFGYSMSLFKRFQKAGYPVQMLKTQYRMHPEIRSFPSKEFYDGELEDGSDVKDRTKRLWHKYRCFGPFCFFDIHEGEEKQPDGSGSWVNDDEVDFVLLMYHKLVSSYPELKSSSRLAIISPYRHQVKQFRRKFMEKFGVDSEKVVDINTVDGFQGREKDVAIFSCVRASKERGIGFVADFRRMNVGITRARASVLVVGSADALRKDEHWKNLITSAEERNCLFKVSKPYADFFNDDSLASMRVEEAVPDAPDDVDPLYDLPPEIDHAPPDDDYGDDAGGDDGGMDD